One genomic region from Spirulina subsalsa PCC 9445 encodes:
- a CDS encoding RNA-binding S4 domain-containing protein: MGTVSDSESKIKLDQFLKWQNLVQTGGEAKLRIQGGEVLVNGVVETRRGRKLVSGDEVTLGGRRYRVEL, from the coding sequence ATGGGGACTGTATCGGATTCTGAATCGAAAATTAAGTTAGATCAATTTCTCAAGTGGCAAAATCTAGTCCAAACGGGAGGGGAGGCGAAGTTACGGATTCAAGGGGGAGAGGTGTTGGTCAATGGCGTGGTGGAAACTCGACGGGGCCGAAAGTTGGTGTCGGGGGATGAGGTGACACTAGGGGGGCGACGTTATCGGGTGGAGTTGTGA
- a CDS encoding glucose-1-phosphate adenylyltransferase yields MKRVLGIILGGGAGTRLYPLTKLRAKPAVPLAGKYRLIDIPVSNCINSDIQKIYVLTQFNSASLNRHLTRAYNFSAISDGFVEVLAAQQTAENPQWFQGTADAVRQYLWLLQEWDVDEYLILSGDHLYRMDYSLFIQRHRETNADITLSVIPIDERRASSFGLMKIDDHGRVVDFSEKPKGDALKQMQVDTTTLGLNPEEARLKPYIASMGIYVFKKDVLCKLLEQNPEQTDFGKEILPGAAKDHNIQAYLFDDYWEDIGTIEAFYEANLALTQQPQPAFSFYNEKYPIYTRARYLPPTKLLDSEVKESIIGEGCILKDCLISHSVLGVRTRVESGCKIEDTLVMGSDYYEPFAEREKNKQTGKIPMGIGEKSTIRRAIVDKNARIGREVMILNKDRVEEANREDEGFYIRSGIVVILKNAIIPDGTVI; encoded by the coding sequence GTGAAAAGAGTACTAGGGATCATATTAGGGGGCGGTGCAGGAACTCGCCTGTATCCTTTAACTAAACTACGGGCGAAACCCGCCGTACCCCTCGCCGGAAAATATCGTCTTATCGATATTCCCGTGAGTAACTGTATTAACTCAGACATTCAGAAAATCTACGTTTTAACCCAATTCAACTCAGCATCTCTTAACCGTCACTTAACCCGCGCCTATAATTTTTCGGCCATTAGTGACGGTTTTGTTGAGGTACTCGCGGCCCAACAAACCGCAGAAAATCCTCAATGGTTTCAAGGGACGGCTGATGCAGTACGCCAGTATCTTTGGTTGCTGCAAGAATGGGATGTAGATGAATATCTTATCCTCTCGGGAGATCACCTTTACCGGATGGATTATAGTCTGTTTATTCAACGTCACCGGGAAACCAATGCAGATATTACCCTATCTGTGATTCCCATTGATGAACGACGGGCTTCCAGCTTCGGTTTGATGAAAATTGATGATCACGGACGAGTCGTTGATTTCAGCGAAAAACCCAAAGGAGACGCATTAAAACAAATGCAGGTGGACACCACCACTTTAGGCTTAAATCCTGAAGAAGCACGACTCAAACCCTATATTGCTTCTATGGGGATTTACGTCTTCAAAAAAGACGTTTTGTGTAAACTCCTAGAACAAAATCCCGAACAGACAGACTTCGGTAAAGAGATTTTGCCCGGTGCGGCGAAAGATCATAATATCCAAGCCTATTTGTTTGATGATTACTGGGAGGATATCGGAACCATTGAGGCTTTTTATGAAGCGAATTTAGCCTTAACCCAACAACCTCAACCCGCCTTTAGTTTTTACAACGAAAAATACCCCATCTACACCCGCGCCCGTTATCTTCCCCCCACCAAACTATTAGATAGTGAGGTGAAGGAGTCGATTATTGGCGAAGGTTGTATTCTCAAAGACTGTTTAATTAGTCATTCAGTTTTAGGGGTTCGGACAAGAGTAGAATCTGGGTGTAAAATTGAGGATACCCTAGTGATGGGGTCGGACTATTATGAACCCTTTGCCGAACGGGAAAAAAACAAACAAACGGGTAAAATTCCTATGGGCATCGGTGAAAAGTCAACCATTCGCCGAGCAATTGTGGATAAAAATGCCCGCATCGGTCGTGAGGTAATGATCCTCAATAAAGACCGGGTAGAAGAAGCGAATCGTGAAGATGAAGGGTTCTATATCCGCAGTGGGATTGTGGTCATCCTGAAAAATGCGATTATTCCCGATGGTACCGTAATTTAA
- a CDS encoding metallophosphoesterase: MNMKRRQFLLWASVSGLGTLAIAKISRSPVQANAPLPHEANLISQIPSNPPLMRFVSVGDTGTGAQGQYAVANVMHQYYQQNAYPLVVLAGDNIYNNGEIEKIEQVFERPYAPLLQRGVKFYACLGNHDIRTDNGDPQVAYAGFNMQGRRYYNFRQGDVEFFALDTNHNADWANQMIWIEKALKQSDAPWKVVFGHHQIYSSGHYGINQASWVKSLTGLFKTYGVQLYINGHDHHYERIRPVNGTTYMICGGGAGLRPIVNRIPQSAYAAERLSFAAYTVYPHQILIQGIGTDGNVFDQGIINRQA, translated from the coding sequence ATGAACATGAAACGCCGTCAATTTCTACTTTGGGCTAGTGTAAGCGGTTTGGGAACTTTGGCGATCGCCAAAATCTCCCGTTCCCCCGTTCAAGCCAACGCCCCCCTCCCCCATGAGGCGAATTTAATCAGCCAAATCCCCTCTAATCCTCCCCTCATGCGTTTCGTCTCCGTCGGAGACACCGGAACAGGCGCTCAAGGTCAGTACGCCGTCGCCAACGTCATGCACCAGTATTATCAACAAAACGCCTACCCCCTGGTGGTACTGGCCGGAGATAATATCTACAACAACGGCGAAATTGAGAAAATTGAGCAAGTCTTTGAACGCCCCTACGCCCCTCTCCTACAACGAGGGGTTAAATTTTATGCTTGTTTAGGCAATCATGACATCCGCACCGACAACGGAGATCCTCAAGTCGCCTATGCTGGCTTTAATATGCAGGGTCGTCGTTATTACAATTTCCGTCAAGGCGATGTAGAATTTTTCGCCCTTGATACAAACCACAATGCAGACTGGGCGAATCAAATGATTTGGATTGAAAAAGCCCTCAAACAAAGTGATGCCCCGTGGAAAGTGGTTTTTGGTCATCATCAAATCTATTCCTCGGGTCACTATGGCATTAATCAGGCCTCTTGGGTAAAATCCCTCACGGGTTTATTTAAAACTTATGGGGTGCAACTTTATATTAATGGTCATGATCATCATTATGAGCGGATTCGCCCTGTTAATGGCACGACTTATATGATTTGTGGGGGAGGGGCTGGGCTGCGTCCCATTGTGAACCGCATTCCTCAAAGTGCCTACGCTGCGGAACGTTTAAGTTTTGCCGCTTATACCGTTTATCCCCATCAAATCCTGATTCAAGGTATTGGCACTGACGGCAACGTTTTTGACCAAGGTATTATTAATCGTCAAGCTTGA
- a CDS encoding c-type cytochrome gives MIWKTLRQKYSHLLIQGMLLIVLVLSGLLFHSLPSHAESAPTGERLFNYYCAGCHAGGGNIVRRGKTLKLRALERNHVETIEAIVELVTNGKANMSAFGDRLTPEQIQTVSRYVLEQAQNNWS, from the coding sequence ATGATCTGGAAAACCCTTCGACAAAAATACTCCCATCTCCTCATTCAAGGAATGTTGTTAATCGTACTTGTGCTGTCTGGACTTCTGTTCCACTCTCTCCCGAGTCATGCTGAATCGGCTCCCACTGGAGAGCGCCTGTTTAATTACTATTGCGCGGGATGCCATGCCGGAGGGGGAAATATTGTCCGACGGGGGAAAACTCTAAAATTGCGCGCCCTCGAACGGAATCATGTTGAGACAATCGAAGCTATTGTTGAATTAGTGACTAATGGAAAGGCTAATATGTCCGCGTTTGGCGATCGCCTCACCCCCGAACAAATCCAAACCGTCTCCCGCTACGTCCTCGAACAAGCCCAAAACAACTGGAGTTGA
- the cobM gene encoding precorrin-4 C(11)-methyltransferase: MLPSMPLSPAVYIIGAGPGDPDLITLKGYRILQQADVIIYANSLIPRQMLRDVRSDAELVPTGHQTLEQMIPLMIDRVRSGCSVVRLHSGDLTLYSTIYEQIQALLAAEIPFELIPGISVFQAAAAKLGAELTIPELVQTIILTRISGRASAVPKAEELASLAAHQASLCLYLAARHVEAAQGQLLEHYPPDTPVAICFRVGWPDEQFWLVSLQDMARVTREQELTRTTLYLISPALGVLEQGVSTEKGRRSRLYHPTHSHLFRKRESGIGN, translated from the coding sequence ATGCTCCCTTCAATGCCCCTATCCCCCGCCGTCTATATCATCGGAGCCGGCCCGGGAGATCCTGATTTAATCACCCTCAAAGGTTACCGCATCCTACAACAAGCCGATGTGATCATTTATGCCAACTCCCTCATTCCCCGGCAAATGTTGCGGGATGTGCGTTCCGATGCGGAATTAGTCCCCACCGGACATCAAACTCTTGAGCAAATGATCCCTCTGATGATTGACCGGGTGCGTTCTGGTTGTTCTGTGGTTCGTCTCCACTCTGGGGATCTCACCCTTTACAGCACCATCTACGAGCAAATTCAAGCCCTCCTCGCGGCGGAGATTCCCTTTGAACTGATCCCCGGTATTAGTGTGTTTCAAGCGGCGGCGGCTAAATTGGGGGCAGAGTTAACTATTCCTGAATTAGTGCAAACGATCATCCTCACTCGGATCAGTGGTCGCGCTTCAGCCGTGCCGAAAGCCGAAGAATTAGCGAGTTTAGCGGCCCATCAGGCCAGTTTATGCCTTTACCTTGCCGCCCGTCATGTGGAGGCGGCCCAAGGGCAATTACTAGAACATTATCCTCCCGATACCCCTGTAGCGATTTGTTTCCGTGTGGGTTGGCCTGATGAGCAGTTTTGGCTGGTGTCGTTGCAGGATATGGCACGGGTGACGAGGGAGCAAGAATTAACTCGCACGACTCTGTACTTGATTAGTCCGGCTTTGGGGGTTTTGGAGCAAGGGGTAAGTACAGAAAAGGGGAGGCGATCGCGTCTTTACCATCCCACACACAGCCATCTGTTCCGAAAACGGGAATCGGGAATCGGGAATTAA
- a CDS encoding NAD(P)/FAD-dependent oxidoreductase: protein MVDCIIVGGGPAGGAAAYHLAKRGHSVLLLEKETLPRFKPCGGGVSPAVAQWFDFDFSPVITAQVTQVRYTWQFDDPVSSQLKTEPMWMVKRDAFDHFLLQQAEAQGAKIQDGTSVEGLSFDGSRWQVTTNQGTVEGTYLLGADGVKGVCAKLLGFSAGKTVAAAMVEVGCPPRDPAIAQFDFGSIKNGFIWSFPQAESYVVSACAIAGKNKPQDLQFAITEYIQELGLQDGPHQTHDYPLMIWSEPKPLHAQNALLAGEAAGLVDPLIAEGIRPALYSGTKAAEAISAALTGDSNALANYSQVIQEEWGTNMALAQKLSGLFYKFPKIAYKVALKRPTAALLMSRILAGRLTYSDVTDRVIQVLKKNLLPGMG, encoded by the coding sequence ATGGTTGACTGTATTATTGTTGGTGGAGGCCCCGCAGGGGGCGCGGCGGCTTATCATTTGGCCAAACGCGGCCATTCCGTCTTGTTGTTAGAAAAAGAAACCTTACCCCGGTTTAAGCCCTGTGGCGGTGGGGTTTCTCCGGCCGTTGCCCAGTGGTTTGATTTTGATTTTAGTCCGGTAATTACGGCTCAGGTGACTCAGGTTCGCTATACTTGGCAGTTTGATGATCCGGTGTCTTCTCAGTTGAAAACGGAACCGATGTGGATGGTCAAACGAGATGCTTTTGATCATTTTTTGTTACAACAGGCTGAGGCGCAAGGGGCAAAAATTCAAGATGGAACGTCTGTGGAGGGGTTAAGTTTTGATGGATCCCGTTGGCAAGTAACGACGAATCAGGGGACGGTAGAGGGAACCTATTTGCTTGGGGCGGATGGGGTAAAAGGGGTTTGTGCCAAGTTGTTGGGCTTTTCGGCCGGGAAGACGGTAGCGGCGGCGATGGTAGAAGTGGGTTGTCCTCCGAGGGATCCGGCGATCGCGCAGTTTGATTTCGGGTCGATTAAAAACGGCTTTATCTGGTCATTTCCCCAAGCCGAAAGTTATGTGGTGAGTGCTTGTGCGATCGCCGGAAAAAATAAACCCCAAGACCTCCAATTTGCCATCACCGAATATATTCAAGAGTTAGGCTTACAGGATGGCCCCCACCAGACCCATGATTATCCTCTCATGATCTGGTCTGAACCCAAACCCCTCCACGCCCAAAACGCCCTACTGGCCGGAGAAGCAGCCGGATTAGTCGATCCTCTGATTGCCGAAGGCATTCGCCCCGCCCTCTACAGTGGCACGAAAGCGGCCGAGGCCATCTCTGCCGCCCTCACCGGAGACAGTAACGCCCTGGCCAACTATAGCCAAGTGATCCAAGAGGAATGGGGGACTAATATGGCGTTAGCCCAAAAATTATCCGGTTTGTTCTACAAGTTCCCCAAAATTGCCTACAAAGTCGCCCTGAAACGTCCCACAGCCGCCCTATTAATGAGTCGCATTCTCGCAGGTCGTTTGACCTATTCTGATGTGACTGATCGGGTGATACAAGTCTTGAAAAAGAACTTATTACCGGGTATGGGATAA
- the frr gene encoding ribosome recycling factor: MTKTIEATQRSFNTIRTGRANASLLDRITVEYYGAETPLKALANISTPEATTILIQPYDKGSMAAIEKAISLSDLGLTPNNDGQVIRLNIPPLTSERRQELVKQAGKLAEEGKVAIRNIRRDAIDSVRKQEKSHDVSEDESRDLQEAIQKLTDKYTAKVDELLKVKEKDIMTI, translated from the coding sequence ATGACCAAAACCATTGAGGCAACTCAACGGTCTTTTAATACCATTCGCACCGGACGCGCTAATGCTAGTTTACTCGACCGGATTACAGTGGAATATTACGGAGCCGAAACTCCCCTCAAAGCCTTGGCCAATATCAGCACCCCGGAGGCGACAACGATTCTAATTCAGCCCTACGATAAGGGCAGCATGGCCGCTATTGAAAAGGCTATTAGTCTATCAGATTTAGGCTTAACGCCCAACAATGACGGTCAGGTTATTCGCTTAAATATTCCCCCCCTGACCAGTGAACGCCGTCAGGAATTAGTGAAACAAGCGGGTAAACTGGCGGAAGAGGGCAAGGTGGCTATCCGGAATATTCGCCGGGATGCCATTGACTCTGTGCGCAAACAGGAGAAAAGTCATGATGTCTCGGAAGATGAATCCCGGGACTTACAGGAGGCCATTCAAAAGCTGACGGATAAGTACACCGCTAAGGTCGATGAATTATTGAAGGTCAAAGAGAAGGATATTATGACCATTTAG
- the pyrH gene encoding UMP kinase, with translation MTYRRVLLKLSGEALMGDLGYGIDPKVVADIAQEISEVVKIGVQVAIVVGGGNIFRGVKAASAGMDRATADYVGMIATVMNAITLQDALEQIGIATRVQTAIAMQEVAEPYIRRRAIRHLEYGRVVIFGAGSGNPFFTTDTTAALRAAEIDAEVIFKATKVDGVYDSDPHVNPEAKRYTSLTYSHVLSNDLRVMDGTAIALCKENNIPIVVFNLSVPGNIVRSVKGENIGTIVGGFCEIN, from the coding sequence ATGACTTATCGGCGGGTTTTACTTAAATTGAGTGGTGAAGCCTTAATGGGGGATCTGGGGTACGGGATCGATCCAAAGGTGGTTGCAGATATCGCTCAGGAAATCTCAGAAGTGGTCAAAATTGGCGTACAAGTCGCCATCGTGGTGGGAGGTGGGAACATCTTCCGAGGGGTGAAAGCCGCATCCGCCGGGATGGATCGGGCAACAGCCGATTATGTGGGCATGATTGCAACGGTGATGAATGCTATCACCTTACAGGATGCCCTCGAACAGATTGGGATCGCCACTCGGGTTCAAACCGCGATCGCCATGCAGGAAGTGGCAGAACCCTATATCCGACGGCGCGCCATTCGTCACCTGGAATATGGGCGAGTGGTGATTTTTGGCGCGGGTTCGGGGAATCCCTTTTTTACCACCGATACCACGGCCGCCTTACGCGCTGCCGAAATTGACGCGGAGGTAATTTTTAAAGCCACTAAGGTTGACGGGGTGTATGATTCAGACCCCCATGTAAATCCCGAAGCCAAACGCTATACCAGCTTAACCTATAGTCATGTTCTGAGTAACGATTTAAGGGTGATGGATGGCACGGCGATCGCCCTCTGTAAAGAAAACAACATCCCCATTGTGGTTTTTAACCTATCGGTTCCGGGAAATATTGTCCGATCCGTTAAGGGTGAAAACATTGGGACTATAGTAGGAGGTTTTTGTGAAATTAACTGA
- a CDS encoding thioredoxin family protein, with the protein MVTETPRGMIGQYAPDFELPGIDGEVYHLTRYREQLNGVGVVFMCNHCPFVGLYLERLKQIQTEFSSQGFTLMGINANDAAQVPEDSFERMKWFSAQQQLNFPYLRDPSQDVALAFGATKTPEVFLLDAAGKIRYQGAIDNYAESADKVTEAYFRENIKRLLTGEAIAPEFTEVIGCSLKWREA; encoded by the coding sequence ATGGTCACAGAAACACCAAGGGGAATGATTGGTCAATATGCCCCGGATTTTGAACTACCGGGTATTGATGGGGAAGTGTATCACCTGACCCGTTATCGGGAGCAGTTGAACGGGGTGGGGGTGGTGTTTATGTGTAACCATTGCCCCTTTGTGGGTTTATATCTGGAACGGTTAAAACAAATTCAGACGGAGTTTAGTTCCCAAGGATTTACTCTAATGGGGATTAATGCCAATGATGCCGCCCAAGTACCCGAAGATAGTTTTGAACGGATGAAATGGTTCAGCGCCCAACAGCAACTGAATTTTCCCTACTTGCGGGATCCCAGTCAGGATGTGGCGCTGGCCTTTGGGGCAACGAAAACCCCGGAGGTGTTTCTCCTAGACGCGGCGGGTAAAATTCGTTATCAAGGGGCGATTGATAACTACGCTGAATCGGCGGACAAGGTGACAGAGGCTTATTTCCGGGAGAATATTAAACGCTTATTGACCGGGGAGGCGATCGCACCAGAATTTACCGAGGTGATCGGCTGTTCCCTGAAATGGCGAGAAGCCTAA
- a CDS encoding glycoside hydrolase family protein, translating into MPKYITNPLILVGNFLGLAGLLFAVFILQPEPAPRSVAPRHGRGTQPLVMEGGDPYIRALMRTITASEANVTHPYTVLYGGEHIQDLSRHPERCVPIVVGPNVGNCTTAAGRYQFINITWYEKAERYHPEPSGFLLWKNYSFEPQYQDVVVYQWLSDPQAWGGTDIAKLLREGKIEEVLRLLSGTWTSLGYGIETNSMSRYLPAIYEDMLEDELNQKGESGETVG; encoded by the coding sequence ATGCCCAAATATATAACCAACCCTTTAATCCTGGTGGGAAACTTTCTTGGCCTAGCCGGGTTATTATTTGCCGTTTTTATTCTTCAACCGGAACCCGCCCCCCGTTCCGTTGCTCCCCGTCATGGACGGGGAACCCAACCTCTGGTTATGGAAGGGGGGGATCCCTATATTCGGGCATTAATGCGCACGATTACAGCCAGTGAAGCTAATGTAACCCATCCCTATACTGTCTTATATGGGGGGGAGCATATTCAGGATCTTAGCCGTCATCCTGAGCGCTGTGTTCCCATTGTGGTCGGCCCCAATGTGGGCAACTGCACAACGGCGGCGGGACGCTACCAGTTCATTAATATCACTTGGTACGAAAAGGCGGAACGCTATCACCCTGAACCGTCGGGCTTTTTGCTCTGGAAAAACTACAGTTTTGAACCTCAATATCAAGATGTGGTGGTTTACCAGTGGTTAAGTGATCCCCAAGCTTGGGGAGGGACAGATATTGCTAAACTACTGCGAGAGGGCAAAATTGAGGAGGTTTTGCGCCTGTTATCGGGAACTTGGACGAGTTTAGGCTATGGTATTGAAACCAATTCCATGAGCCGTTATTTACCCGCCATCTATGAGGATATGTTAGAAGATGAGTTAAATCAGAAAGGTGAGTCGGGGGAAACGGTGGGTTAA
- a CDS encoding SDR family oxidoreductase, with amino-acid sequence MKAFVAGATGRTGKQIVEVLTEKEIPVVALVRSLEKGQEVLPSSVELVVGDVLQPETWEKAIASCNVLLCATGATPSLDFTQPYRVDYEGTKNLITLAQRHKLDHFVLVSSLCVSQFFHPLNLFWFVLYWKKLAEEALQQSQIPYTIVRPGGLLDYDTSEGLIMQSADTLFEGRIPRRKVAEVAVEALFSEKARQKIVEIITQADAPSQNWEQLFSRVV; translated from the coding sequence ATCAAAGCGTTTGTCGCCGGAGCAACCGGACGAACCGGAAAACAGATTGTAGAAGTGTTAACAGAAAAAGAGATTCCGGTGGTGGCCTTAGTCCGCAGTTTGGAGAAAGGGCAAGAGGTGCTGCCGTCTTCGGTGGAATTGGTGGTGGGGGATGTGTTGCAGCCCGAAACGTGGGAAAAGGCGATCGCCTCCTGTAATGTTCTCCTCTGTGCCACTGGAGCCACCCCCTCCCTCGACTTTACCCAACCCTATCGGGTGGACTACGAAGGCACAAAAAACCTGATCACCCTTGCTCAACGTCACAAACTGGATCACTTTGTTCTAGTGTCTTCCCTCTGTGTCTCCCAATTTTTCCACCCCCTTAACCTCTTCTGGTTCGTGTTGTACTGGAAAAAACTGGCTGAGGAAGCCTTACAACAAAGTCAGATCCCTTATACTATAGTTCGACCGGGAGGACTGTTGGATTATGACACCTCCGAAGGTCTAATCATGCAAAGCGCCGACACCCTCTTTGAGGGACGTATTCCCCGGCGAAAAGTGGCCGAGGTAGCCGTAGAAGCTCTTTTTTCAGAAAAAGCGCGTCAGAAGATTGTAGAAATCATCACTCAAGCTGACGCACCCTCCCAAAATTGGGAGCAACTGTTTAGCCGTGTTGTTTGA